ACTTTGATGAGGCACTgaggaaaaacagggagaaagcgcttcgcatgcaagaggaggaacgaaggcgcaaggatgctcgtgatgcagaaagggagaggcaaagagaaagggccgcccaggcaaaggctgcagaagaacgtggcgaCGACACTGGAAAATGGCCTAGGTGGACTCGGTAGTGGTAGTACTGTGTTTTAATTGTATCTGCTATCTTTAATTTCTGTAtcaatgtatgttaatttagacGTGTCGTGGTCCTGTAACCAGCACATCAACTTAATTTCAGTATTACTGTGTTCACGATAATTCTTCCAGCAGGAATACATCCCACGTCCCTACGCGCACCAGCAGATTAATCTGCATGGATCATGCAACTAATCAGCTTTCACAAAGCTGATTAGCGCAGGCACGggagaagggaagggaaggagccAGGGCCCGGGCCGACCCGCACCCCGTCGGCCACGCTGTGACCGATCAGTCTCGGCCTAGCCGACGGGTGCCTGTCGGCGGCCTGGGTGGGCGCCAGGCCTGTGGTCGGCCTGGGGCGGGCCGACGAGCGCTCCTTGGCTTGGGCCTGGCCGACGGGTCCTGGTCGGCCCGGCCCAAACCGAGGGTGTATTATTTCtgataaattttaaaaatgcatattattttttaaagtaaataaaaaaatcgtattattttaaaaaaaattagcagaTTTGATGACACTGAAGatgaagagaaagaggagaacACTGACATCTTGGTTGCTGACGAATATGACGGCGAGGACATGCCTACGCTGGAGTGGGACAGGAAAAATCCTCAGCTCACTCCAGGAACAATATTCGAAACAACGGTTGATTGTAGGAATGCACTTACTACATATTGCATTCTCAGTCAAAATTATTTTGAGATTGAGAAGAGTGAGCAAAGTAGGTTCACAATTCACTGCCCCTATGAGAGGTGCAGGTGGAGGATGCATGCGTCCTGTATGCCGAAATGCAAATTGATTTAGGTAATGAGCTTTTATAAAGTCACTGCCTTAAATTTGTTATATATTCTTACTTGACATAATTATGTGTGCTCCTTCTATTTGTTATTTATTTCAGATTAAAATCAACCAACATGAACACACTTGTCCACCTGGAGGGGCAAAGGCCACAACCAAAGACCAGGTGGGTGGAAGATGCAATCATGGATTGGCTGAGAGAAAAACCAACACTTGGCCCTATAGCACTACACCAGAAGCTATTTGACAAATATAAGATGAACATACCTTATATGAGGATTTTTTATGCTAAGGAAATTGCTCTAGACTGCATTAGTGGTCCATGGAATGATAGTTTTCACTTGCTATACACCTACAAAGCTGAAGTTGAGATGGCTAGTCCAGGCAGTGTGGTGGAGATTGACAAGCACACTGTTCAGTACAATTACAAATcaaagaggaaggagaaggaatgCTTCAGGAGGGCGTTTGTATGTTTCAAGGCTTGTTGGAAAGGGTTCCTAGATGGCTGCAGGCCATATTTGGCTACGGATGCCAGTGCTTTGAATGGAAGATGGAGAGGACAACTTGTAACTGCATGTGCAGTTGATGTACACAACTGGCTTTTTCTAGTTGCTTTTGGTGTGTTGGAGGTAGAGTCAGAGGAGAGTTGGATATGGTTTTTGCAGAACTTGCGCAACATTATTGGTCATCCACCAGGATTGGACATACACAAAGATGCTTGTAAGGGTTCAGAAACTGCAGTGGAAATGGTTTTCCCTGGAGTTGAGCATAGGGAATGTATGAGGCACCTAACTGCCAATTTCACCAAGAAATTCAGGGATAAAGTTTATACTGACAACCTTTGGCCAGCAACATACACCTGCAGCTTGAGGAAGCATGAGCACCACGTGAAAGTTTTATATGCAGAAAATGCATTAGTGGAAGAGTACATGACTGCCCATCATGGGAAGGTTTGGTCAAGGAGCAAGTTCAATGAGATTTGCAAGGTAGATTATGTTACCAGCAACCTTGCAGAGTGCTTCAATGCAAGGATCAAGTCATTCAAAGGTCTCATGATATAGTAAGCTTTTGATAAGATTAGGAAGATGATCGTGATGAAGATGGATTTGCGTAAAAGAAttgcagaaaacaaatatgttGGCCATGTCATTATCCCATCTGTGATCAAGTCATTGCATGCCGGGTCAAGAGGATTGAGGATGAAATGCATTAGACGAGCAACACTTGAGACTGATGTGACCTATACTGACAGTAACAGTAGGGAATGGAGGTATCCAGTGAATTTAGCAGGTGAGAGATGCAGTTGCATGCAATGGCAGATCAGAGGGCTGCCATGCATACATGCACTGTTCTTCATGACTAGCATTGGTGGTGAAGATGGTGAGGTTGATCAGTATGTCTCTGATTACTTCTTTGTTGCCAAGTTTAAGGCAACATATGCTGAGAATGTACATGCACTGTTGGGGAAAGACCAATGGACCATCGTGGATCCATGTTTCAAGCTCAACGCTTCAGTTTTGACTAGACTAGCAGGAAGGCCAAGGAAGAACAGAATAAGAACAAGTGCAGAGGGTGGTGTGCCTAGAAGACATAAGTGCAAAAGGTGTGGACCACTAGGGCACATAGCTAGGCTATGTACAAACCCAGTAGACCCATCTTTTGGAGAAGATGAGCACTGGGATGCACAAAATGGAGAGGATCATGAAGCAcctcaagaagaagaacattgCCATGATGAGGCATATCAAGAGGATAATGATGTTGCAGAGGATGTTGAGGCATCTGAAGAGGTTGCAGAGGATCTACAAGACATCGAAGATGACCCTGAGCTCTGTTTAGTTGTCAGAACAAATTGGTATGTTTACATTCACTCCTCTTTTTCCTAAGCCAATTGTCCATGCATCAATATTTATATCTTTAATCGGTATATCTATTGTCAACAGCTCAAGAATAAGCAGGGAGAATGGCAAAAAAAGGGCTATTGACCAAGATGAAGGAATTGAAACATCTGCTAATGATTTCGAAGCACAATTTCGGGATGGATTTGAAGCTATGGAGGACGAAGAAATAGAAATCAACAATACATTTTAATCTGTTACTGGAAGTACACCCTCACCACCTCTAGAGACAGAGGCAGACGCAGAGCC
This is a stretch of genomic DNA from Brachypodium distachyon strain Bd21 chromosome 1, Brachypodium_distachyon_v3.0, whole genome shotgun sequence. It encodes these proteins:
- the LOC100844033 gene encoding uncharacterized protein LOC100844033 translates to MNTLVHLEGQRPQPKTRWVEDAIMDWLREKPTLGPIALHQKLFDKYKMNIPYMRIFYAKEIALDCISGPWNDSFHLLYTYKAEVEMASPGSVVEIDKHTVQYNYKSKRKEKECFRRAFVCFKACWKGFLDGCRPYLATDASALNGRWRGQLVTACAVDVHNWLFLVAFGVLEVESEESWIWFLQNLRNIIGHPPGLDIHKDACKGSETAVEMVFPGVEHRECMRHLTANFTKKFRDKVYTDNLWPATYTCSLRKHEHHVKVLYAENALVEEYMTAHHGKVWSRSKFNEICKVDYVTSNLAECFNARIKSFKGLMI